The proteins below come from a single Rosa rugosa chromosome 2, drRosRugo1.1, whole genome shotgun sequence genomic window:
- the LOC133730171 gene encoding uncharacterized protein LOC133730171 has protein sequence MVAFVDPAHTGASGCGNPTERARLVSNRFINGKSGQIYLVPYNSGGHWTLSAVNPAEETIHFMDPLKRRLIAGEWKTILDNSIKIYNAHKNKKGRKTIQWKNLAGIPEQKDSKTCGYWIMRYMKEIVEDKNLEFAAKWERRTNLIYTEKDIDQVRAEWAKHVIMFPDM, from the exons ATGGTCGCCTTTGTCGACCCTGCTCACACGGGTGCAAGTGGCTGTGGAAATCCAACCGAACGAGCTCGCTTAGTATCAAATCGGTTCATAAATGGGAAGTCTGGGCAGATTTATTTGGTCCCATATAATTCAGG TGGTCATTGGACGTTGTCTGCTGTGAATCCAGCTGAAGAAACCATTCACTTCATGGATCCGTTAAAGAGGCGACTCATCGCTGGTGAATGGAAAACAATTCTGGACAA CTCCATTAAAATCTACAATGCACACAAGAATAAGAAAGGGAGGAAAACCATTCAATGGAAAAATCTTGCT ggcaTTCCGGAGCAGAAAGATAGTAAGACTTGTGGGTATTGGATCATGCGCTACATGAAGGAGATAGTGGAAGATAAGAATTTGGAGTTTGCAGCTAAA tGGGAAAGAAGGACAAATCTTATTTACACAGAAAAGGACATTGATCAAGTTCGGGCAGAATGGGCGAAGCATGTTATCATGTTTCCAGATATGTAG